Proteins encoded in a region of the Coffea eugenioides isolate CCC68of chromosome 4, Ceug_1.0, whole genome shotgun sequence genome:
- the LOC113769452 gene encoding putative nuclease HARBI1, with amino-acid sequence MAWNNRHGARGCNADRMRQDEEDEALILMSASLMLMHPSLAHVDNNQPLLQHDGSFTDRQWVERVLYGHHRRSIDNMRITVDNFLLLSNILVERQYVPHNYQQRVPIQEALAMTLMLVSHKHTHRVLGTIFDRSIETINRNIKKVLRGLCLFATEIIRPSDQTAVHPRIANSTNFYPWFKDAVGAMNGTHISACPPTGEQMAYTNRHGWQSQNVMAVCDHDMRFIYVYAGWEGSAHDARVLDSALAYPSDFPLPQPGQYYLVDAAYRNAPGFMPPYKNVGSESPAKTLFNTRHSQLRNVIERTFGVLKKRFKWLKGPVDNFYMSTQISIVIACCALHNFLRMHQPEDAHFQRFESEDVHLNEEPEIGGLVPQPFALNVSPAELAEWKAKRDYIATQMYAARGRRRR; translated from the exons ATGGCCTGGAACAACCGCCATGGTGCTAGAGGATGCAATGCGGACCGCATGAGGCAAGATGAGGAAGATGAGGCCTTAATTCTTATGAGTGCCTCGTTAATGTTAATGCATCCGTCACTTGCACACGTGGATAATAATCAACCACTTCTGCAACATGATGGTTCATTCACAGATAGGCAGTGGGTGGAACGCGTACTCTACGGCCATCATAGACGCTCAATAGACAACATGCGTATCACGGTTGATAATTTCTTGCTACTGTCCAATATCCTTGTCGAGAGACAGTACGTTCCACACAATTACCAACAACGCGTGCCCATACAGGAGGCGCTTGCTATGACTTTAATGTTGGTCAGCCACAAGCATACGCACCGTGTGTTGGGGACTATTTTTGATCGATCCATCGAGACGATTAATCGAAATATAAAAAAGGTGCTCCGAGGCCTGTGTCTATTTGCAACTGAAATAATACGACCGAGTGACCAGACTGCAGTTCATCCACGAATTGCAAACTCAACTAATTTTTATCCATGGTTCAAG GATGCCGTGGGAGCGATGAATGGCACCCACATCTCAGCTTGTCCTCCGACAGGCGAGCAAATGGCATATACAAATCGGCACGGGTGGCAATCACAGAATGTTATGGCAGTTTGTGACCATGACATGCGCTTCATCTATGTGTATGCTGGATGGGAGGGAAGTGCACACGATGCGCGAGTGTTGGACTCAGCATTAGCATATCCGTCCGATTTTCCACTGCCGCAACCTG GCCAGTACTACTTAGTTGATGCGGCATACAGGAATGCTCCTGGTTTCATGCCCCCGTATAAGAACGTGGGGTCCGAATCTCCGGCAAAGACCTTGTTCAATACTCGACATTCGCAACTTCGCAATGTCATTGAGCGCACATTCGGTGTGCTTAAGAAAAGATTCAAATGGTTAAAGGGTCCGGTAGATAATTTCTATATGAGCACTCAAATCAGTATAGTCATTGCTTGTTGTGCGTTGCACAACTTTTTAAGGATGCACCAACCAGAAGATGCCCATTTTCAACGGTTTGAATCAGAAGACGTGCACTTAAATGAAGAGCCAGAAATAGGCGGGCTAGTACCTCAACCGTTCGCATTAAATGTATCTCCTGCAGAGCTGGCAGAATGGAAAGCTAAACGAGACTACATAGCGACTCAAATGTACGCAGCACGGGGGCGACGCCGCCGTTAG